From the Esox lucius isolate fEsoLuc1 chromosome 21, fEsoLuc1.pri, whole genome shotgun sequence genome, one window contains:
- the LOC105019393 gene encoding uncharacterized protein LOC105019393 isoform X1: MPAPKRQESSQDPQAKRRKVDQNEAAVPSNKTTPAPATSSNPHRAAPLQRRNKRKLPAQLKDGKKPSKSSLHSSKTQKANPRTKSNPSAKNAKLLKTTSASSTNPISKGTLKRPAKICNTVSTESVEELIRTRKPHCIRKYSNGDRGKRKGLLSNPNEAELASDPVQMDHNYVIPPASRGSYSEREIEGMERKRFKESTGGPESQRNVEVETDVSSKPLQSELVKRSSEDLEVQDTFTASITDKKSERLETKPDSETVCPLAIDTCPANILLPVPEQLNQGIEKQEILEDSGIIPTHNITESIETKPDTKASCPSPTVASTEKVSDSNREHVNQSCEMQGDSMTSPTDDVNDSVDTQAGKQLTAPEPVPEQVKPSSVNQQVQEDSVTKPEVQDNGCEGTKVVEQCISPEPVPEKVESSSEKQEVQETSVITPTDQITESVESELGEPLISPGPVPEQVKTSHENQEDFVTSPACQLIQSVETKFGEQLISLDPVHVQGRPSDDEQNIQDNSMTTPKDQMTESVESKLGEPLISPDPVPEQIKLISEYQEGSLNLMAYQVNKSVETKLGEQQIFSDPKQVKQSSKQQCDLEDSMSTPTNEVKCVDSKIDVHYTYTAPVLELLKQSTEKQEMQENSLTTPEDKVHEFLETNVDVKISPPVIGLVAYSSSSDSESDSEENERKAVMKSREVEMKIEESYQEASEPLPELLKLSCESLQMQQDSMTIPTEVIEGPITLTSESVDTKLNANMNSPSADVSSEEPSCSSSEQVKQSSESQQMQEDSMTIHAEEVSEGPMTLTSESVDTKLNANMKSPSADASYKEASDHLPELVMQSSESRQMQEESMTIPAEVSEGPTITTSKSVDTKLNANVKSPFLDAFSEIPPHSSPEQVKQSSDSQQMQENSMTIPTDGVSEGPMTLTNESVDTKLNANRKSLSVDVSSDEPSCSSSEQVEQSGESQQMREDSMTIPTEVFEGPITSTSERVDTKLNANMKSADVSSEEPSCSSSEQVKQSSESQQMQEDSITIHADEVSEGPMTLTSESVDTKLNANMKSPSADASLEEPSYSSSEQVKQSSESQKMLGDLMTFSEDVVNEGPLTQTSECLDTKLYVSMKSETIEASSRDAADLLSEQVKQSSESQQISESSMTIPMDDVIEDPVTTTRQCVDTKLDTNIKYFSLEACSHEASVPLLERVKQNSESEQMQENSNTIPVEVSQRSMTTTSESIVPKVKLNIKSPSIQSSSKEVSDTVPVQVKQSSESQQMQEDLKAIPTDEVCEGDMTETNENVDTSLNGNKKSSPFEEASLEELSDSLPEQLKQSCESQQMQKDTEIIPIGEVSEVDMTTPNESVATKLDVNFMTPPCIETSFEASDSVTEQVKESSESQQMQKDTDIIPIGEVSAVDMITPNESVATGLDVNFMTPPCIETYFEASDSLTEQVKQSSESQQMQKDTDIIPIGEVSEVDLTTTNESVATELDVNFMTPPCIETSFETSDSLTEQVKQSSESHQMQKDTDIIPIGEVSEVDMTTPNESVASGLDVNFMTPPCIETSFETLDSLTEQVKQSSESQQMEKDLKAILIDEITEGPMTTTRESVDTKLNANMRSLLSAEVPLEEPSNSLPVQVKHSGESQQVQEDFKGIPTNEVSEGDMTTTKDESVDTNLKAHMKSSSSEASPEKPSDLLPELVIQSSESQQMQDNLMAIPTDYICKGPMTKCSESVAPKPDTDINVSQFIEAGGVSHPLPELVNPEKVNQIYIEMQEVQDDSMSSCADRGSECVDTKLDIEQMSPSVEVASKGTLDYVSEPMLQTSETQETQKDYMATPADQVGEGLESSTKIKSPRLEALFSSLKESSLCQHPLSHTMRSNVQEFLEEDSLEVLKGDNDVGVTESIGRLLDLETPIIVEDMEIGHCVVEVVGENYVDMDSGLDIIDNSKVVPEKTVQPTKGHVEDCHSGKPEDGAGKKGTSSTNQEGTNGAKKEAAKKTPSITDKPKKQQMNPQARTKARLAALAEQKAAASKKANRRLNLLALCEEIADDIATDTMLFKAKEVKEEELERIVTVKAEPSEEPEWAQPDTKANIVPVPLTAAVPKGPSTPVAVPAEQPVQAKPPVPEPPQRRFFISQVTVPLKIHEKKKLTRFQRLRQVELQREKKMSWTMVKKLKSDQANQKMFPETEVKVAPPSLSTPAAAVFPVASPPTPTPLASPAVPTVAASSTAPASTSPAVIPEVEPPKVEPPKVEPPKAVTPKAVTPKAVPPKVLPPTTGPTLRKRTLPAVPPPMPNGLKAQKAKPVVEYKPYKVRPKYSFDDFELDDDPKPTVPKAVLPTVQRAAVPPTPEAKNGKPKDSKPTVEKKAVPTMQKALGPAAQKTTGPTTPKMVAPTVQKTVEHTAPKTAGPTAPKNAGPTALKTVGPTALKTVGPAALKTLGPAALKTVGPNALKTVGPNALKKVGPNALKKVGPNALKTVGPTALKTLGPTALKTVGPTALKTVGPTALKTVGPTALKTVGPTAQKIVGPITPKTAGPTAPNTTGPTAPNTAGPTAPNTAGPIAPNTAGPTAPNTVGPTCSKTAGPTAQKTVEPTTQKTAGSAAQKTTGPTAQKTTGPIALNPAVTKPTVQKSIVSPSSVPKNGTLEDSKHTVQMAVQQTVQKTEVPESTVQTETVTPPPTLETAEKAALTLSSNAEQKAEVSPMPKDCKDQDSVAPVSSSSEESRRDPVVKRECDEKPPAIEIKPASPDVNRENTAMTAVEKATDSGVAEAAGNGQPLSESRLQKDIKKLQVADKDGNQAIIDAGQKHFGAVTCSVCGMLYSAANTEDESQHLLFHNQFISAVKYVGWKKERILGEYPDGKIILVLPDDPKYALKKVEEIREMVDNDLGFQQVETKCPSQTKTFLFISNDKKVAGCLIAEHIQEGYRVIEEAGPEGSEREKVMFERQRAWCCSTTPEPALCGISRIWVFSMMRRRGIASRMIECLRNNFIYGSYLSKEEIAFSDPTPDGKLFATHYCGTSQFLVYNFVSGTRSDKPGSNVV; encoded by the exons ATGCCTGCCCCTAAAAGACAAGAATCTTCTCAGGATCCTCAAGCTAAGAGAAGAAAGGTGGATCAGAATGAAGCGGCCGTGCCATCCAACAAAACAACACCAGCCCCGGCAACATCAAGCAATCCCCACAGAGCAGCACCTTTGCAGAGGAGGAATAAGAGAAAGCTACCAGCACAACTAAAAGATGGAAAGAAACCATCAAAGTCAAGCCTCCATTCCTCCAAAACCCAAAAGGCCAACCCCAGGACCAAGTCCAATCCCTCTGCTAAGAATGCCAAGCTGCTTAAAACCACAAGTGCCTCCTCAACAAATCCCATTTCCAAAGGAACCCTAAAAAGACCTGCCAAGATCTGCAACACCGTTTCCACAGAGTCAGTCGAGGAGCTAATCAGAACTCGCAAACCCCATTGCATCAGAAAATACTCTAATGGGGATAGAGGTAAGCGTAAAGGGTTGCTGTCCAACCCAAACGAAGCAGAACTGGCCTCAGACCCTGTGCAGATGGATCACAATTATGTTATACCTCCTGCGTCACGGGGTAGTTATTCTGAAAGAGAAATCGAGGGAATGGAAAGGAAACGATTCAAAGAGTCCACAGGAGGCCCAGAGAGCCAAAGAAATGTGGAGGTGGAAACTGATGTTTCCTCCAAACCTTTGCAATCTGAACTGGTGAAGCGGAGCAGTGAGGACCTTGAGGTGCAGGATACTTTTACGGCCTCTATTACAGATAAAAAGAGTGAGAGACTAGAGACCAAGCCTGATTCAGAAACAGTGTGTCCTCTGGCTATAGACACATGCCCTGCAAACATTTTACTCCCAGTCCCTGAGCAGTTGAACCAGGGCATTGAGAAGCAGGAAATTCTGGAAGATTCTGGGATCATACCTACCCATAACATTACTGAGAGTATAGAGACTAAACCTGACACAAAAGCATCTTGCCCTTCACCTACTGTTGCATCCACGGAGAAGGTTTCCGACTCTAACCGTGAGCATGTGAACCAGAGCTGTGAAATGCAGGGTGATTCTATGACCTCACCTACAGATGATGTTAATGACAGTGTAGACACGCAGGCTGGAAAACAACTTACTGCTCCAGAACCTGTACCTGAACAGGTAAAGCCAAGCAGTGTGAACCAGCAAGTTCAGGAGGATTCTGTGACTAAACCAGAAGTGCAGGATAATGGATGTGAAGGGACCAAGGTTGTAGAACAATGTATTTCTCCAGAACCTGTACCTGAAAAGGTCGAGTCAAGCAGTGAGAAACAAGAAGTTCAGGAAACTTCAGTAATCACCCCCACAGATCAAATTACTGAGAGTGTAGAGAGCGAGCTTGGAGAACCACTTATTTCACCAGGCCCTGTACCTGAACAGGTAAAGACCAGCCATGAGAACCAGGAAGATTTTGTGACATCACCAGCTTGTCAACTTATTCAAAGTGTAGAGACCAAGTTTGGAGAACAGTTGATTTCTCTAGACCCTGTACATGTTCAAGGAAGGCCAAGTGATGATGAGCAGAACATACAGGATAATTCAATGACAACCCCTAAAGATCAAATGACTGAGAGTGTAGAGAGCAAGCTTGGAGAACCACTTATTTCTCCAGACCCTGTACCTGAACAGATTAAACTAATCAGTGAGTACCAGGAGGGTTCTTTGAACTTAATGGCATATCAAGTTAATAAGAGTGTAGAGACCAAGCTAggagaacaacagattttttcaGACCCTAAACAGGTAAAGCAAAGCAGTAAGCAGCAGTGTGATCTGGAGGATTCAATGTCTACCCCAACAAATGAAGTTAAGTGTGTAGATAGCAAGATTGATGTTCATTACACTTATACAGCCCCTGTATTGGAACTACTGAAACAGAGCACTGAGAAACAAGAGATGCAGGAAAATTCCTTGACCACCCCTGAGGATAAAGTTCATGAATTCTTAGAAACTAATGTTGATGTAAAGATATCTCCCCCAGTTATAGGCCTAGTAGCGTATAGCAGCAGTAGTGATTCTGAAAGCGATAGTGAGGAAAATGAAAGGAAGGCTGTGATGAAATCAAGAGAAGTGGAGATGAAAATTGAAGAATCTTACCAGGAGGCTTCAGAACCCTTACCTGAACTGTTGAAGCTGAGTTGTGAGTCACTCCAAATGCAGCAAGATTCAATGACCATCCCTACAGAAGTCATTGAGGGTCCAATTACCTTAACTAGTGAGAGTGTAGACACCAAGCTTAATGCAAATATGAATTCTCCATCTGCAGATGTATCTTCAGAGGAACCTTCATGTTCCTCTTCCGAACAGGTGAAGCAGAGCAGTGAGTCCCAGCAAATGCAGGAAGATTCAATGACCATCCATGCAGAGGAAGTTAGTGAGGGTCCAATGACTCTGACTAGTGAGAGTGTAGACACCAAGCTTAATGCAAATATGAAATCTCCATCTGCAGATGCATCCTACAAGGAAGCTTCTGACCACCTGCCTGAACTGGTGATGCAGAGCAGTGAGTCACGGCAAATGCAGGAAGAGTCAATGACCATCCCTGCAGAAGTTAGTGAGGGTCCAACGATCACAACAAGTAAGAGTGTAGACACCAAACTTAATGCAAATGTGAAGTCTCCATTTCTAGATGCATTTTCAGAGATACCGCCACATTCTTCACCTGAACAGGTGAAGCAGAGCAGTGATTCTCAGCAAATGCAAGAAAATTCCATGACCATCCCTACGGATGGTGTTAGTGAGGGTCCAATGACTCTGACTAATGAGAGTGTAGACACCAAGCTTAATGCCAATAGGAAGTCTCTGTCTGTGGATGTATCTTCAGATGAACCTTCATGTTCCTCATCTGAACAGGTGGAACAGAGTGGTGAGTCGCAGCAAATGCGGGAAGATTCAATGACCATCCCTACAGAAGTCTTTGAGGGTCCAATTACCTCAACTAGTGAGAGGGTAGACACCAAGCTTAATGCAAATATGAAGTCTGCAGATGTATCTTCAGAGGAACCCTCATGTTCCTCATCTGAACAGGTGAAACAGAGCAGTGAGTCCCAGCAAATGCAGGAAGATTCAATAACCATCCATGCAGATGAAGTTAGTGAGGGTCCAATGACTCTGACTAGTGAGAGTGTAGATACCAAGCTTAATGCAAATATGAAGTCTCCATCTGCAGATGCATCTTTGGAGGAACCTTCATATTCCTCATCTGAACAGGTGAAGCAGAGCAGTGAGTCACAGAAAATGCTGGGAGATTTGATGACCTTCTCTGAAGATGTAGTTAATGAGGGTCCATTGACTCAGACTAGTGAGTGTCTCGACACCAAGTTATATGTAAGTATGAAGTCTGAAACTATAGAAGCATCTTCAAGGGATGCTGCAGACCTCTTATCTGAACAGGTGAAGCAGAGCAGTGAGTCACAGCAAATTTCAGAGAGCTCCATGACCATCCCTATGGATGACGTTATTGAGGATCCAGTGACCACGACTAGGCAGTGTGTAGACACCAAGCTTGATACAAATATAAAGTATTTTTCTTTAGAAGCATGTTCACATGAAGCTTCAGTTCCTTTACTTGAACGGGTGAAGCAGAACAGTGAATCTGAGCAAATGCAGGAAAATTCCAACACCATCCCTGTTGAAGTTAGTCAGCGTTCCATGACCACAACTAGTGAGAGTATAGTCCCCAAGGTTAAATTAAATATCAAGTCTCCATCTATACAATCATCCTCAAAAGAGGTTTCAGATACCGTACCTGTACAGGTTAAACAGAGCAGTGAGTCACAGCAAATGCAGGAAGATTTGAAGGCCATCCCTACAGATGAAGTTTGTGAGGGTGACATGACCGAAACGAATGAGAATGTAGATACCAGTCTTAATGGAAATAAGAAGTCCTCTCCATTTGAAGAAGCATCTTTAGAGGAGCTTTCTGATTCTTTACCTGAACAGTTGAAGCAAAGCTGTGAGTCACAGCAAATGCAGAAAGATACAGAAATAATCCCTATAGGTGAAGTTAGTGAGGTGGACATGACCACGCCTAATGAGAGTGTCGCTACCAAGCTTGATGTGAATTTCATGACTCCACCATGTATAGAAACATCTTTTGAAGCTTCAGATTCCGTAACTGAACAGGTGAAGGAGAGCAGTGAGTCACAGCAAATGCAGAAAGATACCGATATAATCCCTATAGGTGAAGTTAGTGCGGTGGACATGATTACGCCTAATGAGAGTGTAGCTACCGGGCTTGATGTGAATTTCATGACTCCACCATGTatagaaacatattttgaaGCTTCAGATTCCTTAACTGAACAGGTGAAGCAGAGCAGTGAGTCACAGCAAATGCAGAAAGATACCGATATAATCCCTATAGGTGAAGTTAGTGAGGTGGACTTGACCACGACTAATGAGAGTGTAGCTACTGAGCTTGATGTGAATTTCATGACTCCACCATGTATAGAAACATCTTTTGAAACGTCAGATTCCTTAACTGAACAGGTGAAGCAGAGCAGTGAATCACATCAAATGCAGAAAGATACCGATATAATCCCTATAGGTGAAGTTAGTGAGGTGGACATGACCACGCCTAATGAGAGTGTAGCTAGCGGGCTTGATGTGAATTTCATGACTCCACCATGTATAGAAACATCTTTTGAAACTTTGGATTCCTTAACTGAACAGGTGAAGCAGAGCAGTGAGTCACAGCAAATGGAAAAAGATTTGAAGGCCATCCTCATAGATGAAATTACTGAGGGTCCAATGACCACCACTAGGGAGAGTGTAGACACCAAGCTTAATGCTAATATGAGGTCTCTTCTATCTGCAGAAGTACCGTTAGAGGAGCCTTCAAATTCCTTACCTGTACAGGTGAAGCATAGCGGTGAGTCACAACAAGTGCAGGAAGATTTCAAGGGCATCCCTACAAATGAAGTTAGTGAAGGTGACATGACCACGACTAAGGATGAGAGTGTAGACACCAACCTTAAAGCACATATGAAGTCTTCATCTTCAGAAGCATCTCCAGAGAAGCCTTCAGATTTATTGCCTGAACTAGTGATACAAAGCAGTGAGTCACAGCAAATGCAGGACAATTTAATGGCCATCCCTACAGATTATATTTGTAAAGGTCCCATGACCAAGTGTAGTGAGAGTGTAGCCCCCAAGCCTGATACAGATATAAATGTTTCTCAATTTATAGAAGCAGGAGGGGTTTCACATCCTTTACCTGAACTGGTGAATCCTGAAAAGGTGAATCAGATATACATTGAGATGCAGGAGGTGCAGGATGATTCCATGTCTAGCTGTGCAGATCGAGGAAGTGAGTGTGTTGACACCAAGCTTGATATTGAACAAATGTCTCCATCTGTGGAAGTAGCTTCTAAGGGTACTTTAGATTATGTCTCAGAACCAATGCTGCAGACCAGTGAAACACAGGAAACACAAAAAGATTATATGGCCACCCCAGCAGATCAAGTGGGGGAAGGTTTAGAGTCAAGTACTAAAATAAAGTCTCCACGCCTTGAAGCACTTTTTAGTTCTCTAAAGGAGTCCAGTCTTTGCCAACACCCCTTATCTCATACAATGCGCTCAAATGTCCAAGAGTTTCTAGAAGAGGATTCTTTAGAAGTTTTGAAAGGTGACAATGATGTTGGCGTGACTGAGAGCATTGGTCGTTTGTTAGACTTGGAGACCCCCATTATTGTGGAGGACATGGAGATTGGCCATTGTGTTGTAGAGGTGGTGGGAGAGAATTATGTTGACATGGATAGTGGTCTGGATATCATAGACAACTCTAAGGTGGTGCCAGAGAAGACAGTGCAGCCCACCAAAGGGCATGTGGAAGATTGCCATTCAGGTAAACCTGAAGATGGTGCTGGAAAGAAAGGCACAAGTTCAACAAACCAAGAGGGCACAAATGGCGCAAAGAAGGAAGCTGCTAAAAAGACACCGAGTATTACAGATAAACCCAAGAAACAGCAAATGAACCCCCAGGCACGGACCAAAGCCAGACTAGCAGCGCTAGCTGAGCAAAAGGCAGCTGCCTCAAAAAAAGCAAACAGGCGCCTCAACCTTCTGGCTCTATGTGAGGAGATAGCAGACGATATCGCCACCGACACCATGTTGTTTAAGGCTAAGGAGGTAAAGGAGGAGGAGTTGGAGCGGATTGTGACAGTTAAGGCTGAACCTAGCGAGGAGCCAGAATGGGCACAGCCTGACACGAAGGCTAATATTGTTCCTGTCCCTCTAACTGCTGCCGTTCCCAAGGGGCCCTCAACTCCAGTAGCAGTTCCTGCTGAGCAGCCTGTTCAAGCCAAGCCCCCAGTTCCGGAGCCACCACAGCGACGCTTCTTTATCAGCCAAGTGACGGTGCCCCTGAAAATCCATGAAAAGAAGAAACTTACCAGGTTCCAGAGGCTGCGGCAGGTGGAGCTGCAGAGGGAGAAGAAAATGTCCTGGACCATGGTCAAGAAGCTGAAATCTGATCAGGCCAATCAGAAGATGTTTCCAGAGACTGAGGTTAAAGTGGCCCCTCCGTCACTCTCTACTCCAGCAGCAGCTGTCTTCCCTGTGGCCTCACCACCAACCCCAACCCCCTTGGCCAGTCCAGCAGTACCTACAGTAGCTGCCTCGTCTACTGCCCCAGCCTCGACCAGCCCAGCTGTAATCCCCGAAGTCGAGCCCCCCAAAGTCGAGCCCCCCAAAGTCGAGCCCCCCAAAGCCGTGACCCCCAAAGCCGTGACCCCCAAAGCCGTGCCCCCCAAAGTCTTGCCCCCCACTACAGGGCCTACTCTTAGAAAGAGGACTCTTCCAGCAGTACCCCCGCCGATGCCCAATGGACTCAAAGCTCAGAAAGCCAAGCCTGTGGTAGAATACAAGCCTTACAAAGTAAGGCCGAAGTACTCTTTTGATGATTTTGAATTGGACGACGACCCGAAACCCACGGTGCCTAAGGCAGTACTACCCACTGTTCAGAGGGCAGCTGTGCCACCTACACCAGAAGCAAAAAATGGCAAACCCAAG GACTCAAAACCTACTGTGGAGAAGAAAGCTGTACCTACCATGCAGAAAGCATTGGGACCTGCTGCACAAAAAACAACTGGACCTACAACCCCAAAAATGGTAGCACCAACTGTGCAGAAAACAGTTGAACATACTGCCCCAAAAACTGCAGGACCTACTGCCCCAAAAAACGCAGGACCTACTGCCCTGAAAACGGTAGGACCTACTGCCCTGAAAACGGTAGGACCTGCTGCCCTGAAAACGCTAGGACCTGCTGCCCTGAAAACGGTAGGACCTAATGCCCTGAAAACGGTAGGACCTAATGCCCTGAAAAAGGTAGGACCTAATGCCCTGAAAAAGGTAGGACCTAATGCCCTGAAAACAGTAGGACCTACCGCCCTAAAAACGTTAGGACCTACCGCCCTAAAAACGGTTGGACCTACCGCCCTAAAAACGGTTGGACCTACCGCCCTAAAAACGGTTGGACCTACCGCCCTTAAAACAGTTGGACCTACCGCCCAAAAAATAGTAGGACCTATTACCCCCAAAACTGCAGGACCTACTGCCCCAAACACTACAGGACCTACTGCCCCAAACACTGCAGGACCGACTGCCCCAAACACTGCAGGGCCTATTGCCCCAAACACTGCAGGACCTACTGCCCCAAACACTGTAGGGCCTACTTGTTCCAAAACAGCGGGACCTACTGCACAAAAGACAGTAGAACCTACAACACAAAAGACAGCAGGATCTGCTGCTCAGAAGACCACAGGACCTACTGCGCAGAAGACAACAGGTCCTATCGCTCTGAACCCTGCAGTGACAAAACCCACAGTGCAGAAATCTATAGTGTCACCTTCTTCTGTGCCCAAAAATGGCACGCTTGAG GACTCTAAACACACTGTGCAGATGGCAGTACAACAAACTGTGCAGAAGACAGAAGTGCCTGAATCCACtgtacagacagagacagtgacacCTCCCCCTACCCTGGAAACTGCGGAGAAGGCGGCATTAACACTTTCTTCTAATGCTGAGCAGAAAGCAGAAGTGTCCCCAATGCCAAAAGACTGCAAAGATCAG GATTCTGTAGCACCAGTGTCGTCTTCCTCCGAAGAATCCCGAAGAGATCCTGTTGTCAAGCGAGAATGTGATGAAAAGCCTCCTG CTATTGAGATTAAACCTGCATCCCCAGATGTTAACCGAGAGAACACGGCCATGACTGCAGTGGAAAAAGCCACGGACTC CGGGGTCGCTGAAGCGGCAGGTAATGGCCAGCCCCTCTCTGAGTCACGCCTTCAGAAAGACATCAAGAAACTACAGGTGGCCGACAAAGACGGAAACCAAGCCATTATT GACGCAGGGCAGAAGCACTTTGGCGCGGTGacatgcagtgtgtgtgggaTGCTGTACTCGGCCGCCAACACGGAGGACGAGTCCCAGCATCTGCTGTTCCACAACCAGTTCATCAGCGCTGTCAAATATGTG GGTTGGAAGAAGGAGAGAATTCTGGGGGAGTACCCCGATGGCAAGATCATCCTTGTCCTTCCGGACGACCCCAAATACGCCTTGAAGaag GTTGAGGAGATCCGGGAGATGGTGGACAATGACCTGGGTTTCCAGCAGGTGGAGACCAAGTGTCCCTCCCAGACCAAAACCTTCTTGTTTATCTCCAATGACAAGAAGGTGGCTGGGTGCCTCATCGCCGAACACATCCAGGAG gGCTACAGAGTGATTGAGGAGGCGGGGCCTGAGGgctcagagagggagaaggtgaTGTTCGAGCGCCAGAGAGCCTGGTGCTGCTCCACCACCCCGGAGCCGGCCCTCTGTGGCATTAGCCGGATCTGGGTGTTCAGCATGATGAGACGGCGGGGCATCGCCTCACGCATGATCGAGTGTCTCAG GAACAACTTCATCTATGGCTCCTACTTGAGCAAGGAGGAGATTGCTTTCTCAGACCCCACACCCGATGGGAAACTGTTTGCCACACACTACTGCGGTACCTCGCAGTTCCTGGTTTATAACTTTGTAAGTGGAACGCGTTCGGACAAACCTGGCTCTAATGTGGTGTGA